In the Aythya fuligula isolate bAytFul2 chromosome 8, bAytFul2.pri, whole genome shotgun sequence genome, one interval contains:
- the CNN3 gene encoding calponin-3 translates to MTHFNKGPSYGLSAEVKNKIALKYDPQIEEDLRNWIEEVTGLSIGANFQLGLKDGIILCELINKLQPGSVKKINQSKLNWHQLENIGNFIKAIQVYGMKPHDIFEANDLFENGNMTQVQTTLVALAGLAKTKGFHTTIDIGVKYAEKQARSFDAGKLKAGQSVIGLQMGTNKCASQAGMTAYGTRRHLYDPKMQTDKPFDQTTISLQMGTNKGASQAGMLAPGTRRDIYDQKHILQPVDNSTISLQMGTNKVASQKGMSVYGLGRQVYDPKYCAAPTEPVIHNGSQGTGTNGSEISDSDYQAEYPDDYHGEYQDDYQRDYHGQYSDQGIDY, encoded by the exons ATAGCCCTCAAGTATGATCCCCAGATAGAAGAAGACCTGCGTAACTGGATAGAAGAAGTTACAGGACTGAGCATTGGAGCAAACTTTCAGCTGGGACTAAAAGACGGCATAATCTTATGCGA GCTTATAAATAAGCTGCAGCCAGgatcagtgaagaaaattaatcaatCAAAACTAAATTGGCACCAG cTGGAGAACATTGGGAATTTTATCAAAGCCATTCAAGTCTACGGCATGAAGCCACATGatatttttgaagcaaatgATCTTTTTGAAAATGGGAACATGACTCAAGTACAGACTACTCTCGTGGCATTAGCAGGTCTG GCAAAAACCAAAGGTTTTCATACTACAATTGATATTGGTGTCAAATATGCAGAGAAACAAGCACGAAGTTTTGATGCAGGAAAACTAAAAGCTGGTCAAAGTGTAATTGGCCTGCAG ATGGGCACCAATAAGTGCGCCAGTCAGGCGGGCATGACTGCTTATGGCACTAGACGACACCTCTATGATCCAAAAATGCAAACTGACAAGCCATTTGACCAGACAACAATTAGCCTACAGATGGGCACTAACAAAGGAGCCAGTCAG GCTGGTATGCTGGCACCAGGTACCAGAAGAGACATCTACGATCAGAAGCACATACTGCAACCTGTGGATAACTCAACTATTTCATTACAAATGGGTACCAACAAAGTAGCTTCACAGAAGGGAATGAGTGTGTATGGGCTTGGACGGCAAGTGTACGACCCCAAGTACTGTGCTGCACCCACAGAACCTGTCATTCATAATGGCAGCCAAGGAACAGGAACTAATGGGTCTGAAATCAGCGATAGCGATTATCAGGCAGAATACCCAGATGACTATCATGGAGAGTACCAAGATGACTATCAAAGAGATTACCATGGTCAGTACAGTGACCAAGGCATTGATTATTAG